GGTCCCGGAAGGCTATTCCGCAGCGCAACTGGAAGCGCTGCTTGCCAAAATACCGCTGAAACGCAGCGGAAATGAGCGCGATATTGCGCAGACGGTGTATTATCTTAGCGACGAGGCCCATTACATTTCCGGGACCGTGATTCCGGTCGACGGGGGCAGACTGGCAACGCCTTGAGACGGACGCGAGGCGGCACCGGACCGGTGAGAGTTGGCGCGCAACACTAGAAAAACAAATCGACGAATTCGCGCAATTCAACCGGTCCGACATAAAGTTTGCAGTCGATTTCGGCCAATTTTTGCGTTATGGCATCCCGATCGTATTTTACGCCGACCAACATGTGCTCCAGTTCCGAAATTTCTTTCAAGCCGAAAAAGTCTCCGTATATTTTCGCGAGAGCAATTTTCCCTTTGGCAATTTGCAGTCTGACGTCAAATGTTCCGGATGACAGCCGCTTTGTTTGCCGGAAATTGCTTTCGGGCGATTTCCCGTAGTTCCAATCCCAGTTGGCATAACGCGCCGCGGATAATTCCCTGATTTTTTGCCAGTCGTGTTCAGTCAGTTGATAACGGACGATTTCCTTGCCGCCAAAGATCGAATGCAGCAACTTTTCCCGAAACTGCTCAATTGTGATGTCTTCCCGCAAAAACTCTTTGATATTGGCCACACGGCTGCGGATCGACTTGATTCCTTTCGATTGCAGCTTGTTCTCGTTGACGCGCAGCGCGCTGACGACATGTTCGATTTCGGAATCAAACAACAGCGTGCCGTGGCTGAACATGCGGCCTTTCGTGGAATATTGCGCATTGCCGGAAATCTTGCGCTCCCCTACCTGAATATCGTTGCGCCCGGACACTTGCGCCGCAACGCCCATTTCTCGCAACGCCG
The genomic region above belongs to Bacilli bacterium and contains:
- a CDS encoding lipoate--protein ligase — translated: MKFIDNEGITDPRLNLAIEEYALKELPRDDDYLLFYINEPSIIIGKNQNTAEEINEAYVREHNIHVVRRLSGGGAVYHDLGNLNFSFIMNDDGHSFHNFRKFTEPVAAALREMGVAAQVSGRNDIQVGERKISGNAQYSTKGRMFSHGTLLFDSEIEHVVSALRVNENKLQSKGIKSIRSRVANIKEFLREDITIEQFREKLLHSIFGGKEIVRYQLTEHDWQKIRELSAARYANWDWNYGKSPESNFRQTKRLSSGTFDVRLQIAKGKIALAKIYGDFFGLKEISELEHMLVGVKYDRDAITQKLAEIDCKLYVGPVELREFVDLFF